The following proteins are encoded in a genomic region of Pangasianodon hypophthalmus isolate fPanHyp1 chromosome 26, fPanHyp1.pri, whole genome shotgun sequence:
- the LOC128317517 gene encoding mesothelin-like protein isoform X2 encodes MNPEVTAVLVAKFPNVSASTIQSLGSQCVGLTVGQISSTPSSVINSALSTLSNISGWDQGQVNALIQSIISAGFNISSASSLESLGTLLGGVPSATISIIPSSQLLSLSQNPAFINNILSAPVILQKTFVQKVISVDQTEVLQNVPDALVMYIPLVLLTSLSSVDVSLINNKSWSHEQAMMLFGAVANVSDNPEDLSASILQGFTCSSLQTLPQQKAKDLVKACRPRAGRDKVLLKEAQLTCMYNYVKDDPFVSFTDVPSDMLLYYSYEKIQKENCQSYFSAVGRADFSVLSHGLDKKTILFNDAKDCLGISGVSLTSYQVEVLGNMACTLDSSYIQNSHPLMLEKLKNCGDLSDSQITAVQSLLLSGNTAYGNPSTWNEQTVEQIGILAVYFKSDLCNALSFNVRRKFFSVLRKQKIPMKKLRTFFTECNSESATVSNITAVTIADASFPFGFNSTQFDLYLDIAVLQNNLAAITEKVVDTSLQTVILNKLNQIYPSGLTDGVLQLLGSASRVATIDDISKWNITIIDTLSSLIDSNDGLWEPEKSKAVIMRYLSMGNRSLGSAEINAVGSNICTLNISVLENINAESLKEVLFPDLSSCTIEQKSALYITANTSFSNQRSNAKTYYQIMRPYLGGAPVEDIQALSTQNISMDITIFISLDPAVLKILNVSTVRDLMGVNIADLKLFENSSVVQSWVSRQNQSDLNTLNLGIINHNPCYGVDSHPLDSEFASGNVSAVLCNFSIPAYACSSVVVLSSDDLATLLTCKLPSSLNYSKGAWKLFFQNFPGPLDDVLDRFSNMTHSSIRPDPNILDAIWEVIIKDFTAAQLMNATFITEWFQMRLRPFLSSVSTDFLSSLSSKSFSCESYQAVVEALSSQESLMKEEQKQLVFTSFIFPFLSRVDLPDPGCRSNTSGSNKWLEKNLGNFSNYAPLEKLKILNANFSSVAVLGLLSSEQKAQFILQPDSGVLGNDSVFREVFSSAITSLDRNQLGSFLTVFHQTAIQVRISVVYKPGHISFRNKTRLFYAY; translated from the exons ATGAATCCAGAG gtCACAGCGGTGCTGGTAGCAAAGTTCCCCAATGTATCTGCATCCACCATCCAATCTTTGGGCAGCCAGTGTGTGGGCCTGACTGTGGGCCAGATAAGCTCCACCCCCTCCAGTGTGATAAACAGTGCTCTGTCTACACTCAGTAACATCAGTGGCTGGGACCAGGGCCAAGTGAATGCCCTGATCCAGAGCATCATTAGTGCGGGCTTTAAT ATCAGCAGTGCCTCCTCTCTGGAGTCCCTGGGAACACTCCTCGGTGGCGTTCCCTCTGCAACCATCTCCATCATCCCATCGTCTCAGCTTCTGTCTTTATCGCAGAATCCAGCATTCATCAATAACATTCTGTCAGCACCAGTTATTCTGCAAAAGACATTTGTCCAGAAG GTAATCTCTGTAGACCAAACTGAAGTGCTACAGAATGTTCCGGATGCACTCGTGATGTATATTCCACTTGTTCTACTGACCTCACTGAGCTCTGTTGACGTTTCACTCATCAATAACAAGAGCTGGAGTCACGAACAG GCTATGATGTTGTTTGGTGCAGTGGCCAATGTCAGtgataatccagaaga CCTGTCAGCATCAATACTGCAGGGATTTACCTGCAGCTCACTTCAGACTCTCCCACAGCAGAAAGCCAAAGATCTAGTCAAAGCCTGTAGACCACGTGCAGGCAGAGACAAGGTCCTCCTGAAAGAGGCTCAG ctgaCCTGCATGTACAACTACGTGAAAGACGATCCatttgttagctttactgacgtCCCCTCTGATATGCTTCTGTACTACAG ctaTGAGAAGATACAGAAGGAGAACTGCCAGTCATATTTCAGTGCCGTGGGCAGAGCAGATTTCTCCGTTCTTTCCCACGGCCTTGACAAAAAGACCATCCTGTTCAATGATGCAAAGGACTGCCtg GGTATATCTGGTGTGAGCCTGACCAGTTATCAGGTGGAGGTTCTGGGGAATATGGCCTGCACACTGGACTCCTCCTACATCCAGAACTCTCACCCTCTCAtgttggagaaactgaagaactgtGGAGATCTTTCTGATTCTCAGATCACTGCTGTACAGTCTTTGCTCCTCAGTGGGAACACCGCTTATGG TAATCCCTCAACGTGGAATGAGCAGACCGTGGAGCAAATCGGCATCCTGGCTGTCTATTTCAAATCAGACCTCTGCAACGCACTTAGCTTT AATGTAAGGAGGAAGTTCTTTTCAGTCCTGAGGAAGCAGAAGATCCCGATGAAGAAGCTAAGGACATTCTTTACAGAATGCAACTCAGAAAGTGCTACAG TGAGCAACATCACAGCGGTGACAATTGCAGATGCGTCGTTTCCTTTCGGCTTTAACTCCACCCAGTTTGATCTGTATCTGGACATCGCTGTCCTGCAGAACAACCTGGCAGCCATCACTGAGAAAGTGGTGGACACCAGCCTCCAGACTGTCATTCTGAACAAGTTAAACCAG atTTACCCATCAGGCCTTACTGATGGTGTGCTGCAGCTACTGGGATCCGCTTCTCGTGTGGCCACTATTGATGACATTAGCAAGTGGAACATTACCATAATTGACACACTGTCTTCTTTGATAGACTCAAATGATGGACTCTGGGAACCAGAAAAG agTAAAGCGGTTATTATGAGGTATCTGAGCATGGGGAATCGCTCTCTGGGAAGTGCTGAAATAAATGCAGTTGGTTCCAACATCTGTACTTTAAACATCAGTGTACTGGAAAATATCAATGCTGAGAGCCTAAA GGAGGTCCTGTTTCCAGATCTTTCCTCATGTACCATTGAACAGAAATCCGCTCTGTACATCACAGCCAACACTTCATTCAGCAATCAGCGCAGCAATGCCAAAACATACTACCAAATTATGAGACCTTACCTGG gtggaGCTCCTGTGGAGGATATACAAGCTCTTTCTACCCAGAACATCAGTATGGACATCACCATATTCATTAGTCTGGACCCTGCTGTTCTCAag ATCTTGAATGTGAGCACAGTGAGGGATCTAATGGGGGTAAACATAGCTGATCTGAAGCTGTTTGAGAACTCCTCAGTGGTTCAGTCCTGGGTGTCACGACAGAACCAATCTGATCTGAACACACTGAATCTTGGCATCATCAACCACAACCCTTGTTATGGTGTAGACAG TCACCCACTTGATAGCGAGTTCGCATCTGGAAATGTTTCTGCAGTACTGTGTAACTTCAGCATTCCTGCCTATGCCTGTTCATCA GTTGTTGTTCTATCCTCTGATGATCTGGCCACACTGCTCACATGCAAACTGCCAAGCAGCCTGAACTACTCTAAAGGTGCTTGGAAGCTTTTCTTCCAGAATTTTCCTGGACCTTTGGATGATGTACTGGACAGGTTTTCAAACATG ACCCACAGCAGCATTCGGCCTGACCCAAATATACTTGATGCCATCTGGGAGGTGATAATCAAGGACTTCACTGCAGCACAGCTGATGAATGCCACTTTCATCACTGAGTGGTTCCAGATGAGGCTCAGACCATTTTTGTCATCAGTGTCCACAGACTTTCTGTCCAGCCTCAgttccaaaagcttcagctgTGAGAGCTACCAGGCTGT GGTGGAAGCTCTTAGCAGTCAGGAATCACTCatgaaagaggaacagaagcaGTTGGTCTTTACTTCATTCATCTTTCCCTTCCTGTCAAGAGTTGACCTCCCAG ACCCTGGCTGTCGTTCCAACACTTCTGGCAGCAATAAGTGGCTTGAAAAGAACCTTGGCAATTTCTCCAATTATGCCCCCTTGGAAAAGCTCAAAAttctaaatgcaaatttctccaGC GTTGCAGTGTTAGGCTTACTGTCCAGTGAGCAGAAGGCACAGTTCATCTTGCAGCCGGATTCAGGAGTGTTGGGaaatgactctgtgtttagagaGGTGTTTAGCAGTGCGATCACATCTTTAGATCGGAATCAACTTGGCAGCTTCTTGACAGTCTTCCACCAGACTGCAATACAAGTGAGGATCTCTGTAGTCTACAAACCAGGGCACATTTCTTTTCGCAATAAGACACGTTTATTCTATGCATACTAA
- the LOC128317517 gene encoding mesothelin-like protein isoform X1: MRPCQSVILSKCKLTIILFSSQVTAVLVAKFPNVSASTIQSLGSQCVGLTVGQISSTPSSVINSALSTLSNISGWDQGQVNALIQSIISAGFNISSASSLESLGTLLGGVPSATISIIPSSQLLSLSQNPAFINNILSAPVILQKTFVQKVISVDQTEVLQNVPDALVMYIPLVLLTSLSSVDVSLINNKSWSHEQAMMLFGAVANVSDNPEDLSASILQGFTCSSLQTLPQQKAKDLVKACRPRAGRDKVLLKEAQLTCMYNYVKDDPFVSFTDVPSDMLLYYSYEKIQKENCQSYFSAVGRADFSVLSHGLDKKTILFNDAKDCLGISGVSLTSYQVEVLGNMACTLDSSYIQNSHPLMLEKLKNCGDLSDSQITAVQSLLLSGNTAYGNPSTWNEQTVEQIGILAVYFKSDLCNALSFNVRRKFFSVLRKQKIPMKKLRTFFTECNSESATVSNITAVTIADASFPFGFNSTQFDLYLDIAVLQNNLAAITEKVVDTSLQTVILNKLNQIYPSGLTDGVLQLLGSASRVATIDDISKWNITIIDTLSSLIDSNDGLWEPEKSKAVIMRYLSMGNRSLGSAEINAVGSNICTLNISVLENINAESLKEVLFPDLSSCTIEQKSALYITANTSFSNQRSNAKTYYQIMRPYLGGAPVEDIQALSTQNISMDITIFISLDPAVLKILNVSTVRDLMGVNIADLKLFENSSVVQSWVSRQNQSDLNTLNLGIINHNPCYGVDSHPLDSEFASGNVSAVLCNFSIPAYACSSVVVLSSDDLATLLTCKLPSSLNYSKGAWKLFFQNFPGPLDDVLDRFSNMTHSSIRPDPNILDAIWEVIIKDFTAAQLMNATFITEWFQMRLRPFLSSVSTDFLSSLSSKSFSCESYQAVVEALSSQESLMKEEQKQLVFTSFIFPFLSRVDLPDPGCRSNTSGSNKWLEKNLGNFSNYAPLEKLKILNANFSSVAVLGLLSSEQKAQFILQPDSGVLGNDSVFREVFSSAITSLDRNQLGSFLTVFHQTAIQVRISVVYKPGHISFRNKTRLFYAY; the protein is encoded by the exons ATGAGACCCTGTCAGTCAGTTATTCTGTCAAAGTGCAAGCTAACTAtaatcctcttctcctctcaggtCACAGCGGTGCTGGTAGCAAAGTTCCCCAATGTATCTGCATCCACCATCCAATCTTTGGGCAGCCAGTGTGTGGGCCTGACTGTGGGCCAGATAAGCTCCACCCCCTCCAGTGTGATAAACAGTGCTCTGTCTACACTCAGTAACATCAGTGGCTGGGACCAGGGCCAAGTGAATGCCCTGATCCAGAGCATCATTAGTGCGGGCTTTAAT ATCAGCAGTGCCTCCTCTCTGGAGTCCCTGGGAACACTCCTCGGTGGCGTTCCCTCTGCAACCATCTCCATCATCCCATCGTCTCAGCTTCTGTCTTTATCGCAGAATCCAGCATTCATCAATAACATTCTGTCAGCACCAGTTATTCTGCAAAAGACATTTGTCCAGAAG GTAATCTCTGTAGACCAAACTGAAGTGCTACAGAATGTTCCGGATGCACTCGTGATGTATATTCCACTTGTTCTACTGACCTCACTGAGCTCTGTTGACGTTTCACTCATCAATAACAAGAGCTGGAGTCACGAACAG GCTATGATGTTGTTTGGTGCAGTGGCCAATGTCAGtgataatccagaaga CCTGTCAGCATCAATACTGCAGGGATTTACCTGCAGCTCACTTCAGACTCTCCCACAGCAGAAAGCCAAAGATCTAGTCAAAGCCTGTAGACCACGTGCAGGCAGAGACAAGGTCCTCCTGAAAGAGGCTCAG ctgaCCTGCATGTACAACTACGTGAAAGACGATCCatttgttagctttactgacgtCCCCTCTGATATGCTTCTGTACTACAG ctaTGAGAAGATACAGAAGGAGAACTGCCAGTCATATTTCAGTGCCGTGGGCAGAGCAGATTTCTCCGTTCTTTCCCACGGCCTTGACAAAAAGACCATCCTGTTCAATGATGCAAAGGACTGCCtg GGTATATCTGGTGTGAGCCTGACCAGTTATCAGGTGGAGGTTCTGGGGAATATGGCCTGCACACTGGACTCCTCCTACATCCAGAACTCTCACCCTCTCAtgttggagaaactgaagaactgtGGAGATCTTTCTGATTCTCAGATCACTGCTGTACAGTCTTTGCTCCTCAGTGGGAACACCGCTTATGG TAATCCCTCAACGTGGAATGAGCAGACCGTGGAGCAAATCGGCATCCTGGCTGTCTATTTCAAATCAGACCTCTGCAACGCACTTAGCTTT AATGTAAGGAGGAAGTTCTTTTCAGTCCTGAGGAAGCAGAAGATCCCGATGAAGAAGCTAAGGACATTCTTTACAGAATGCAACTCAGAAAGTGCTACAG TGAGCAACATCACAGCGGTGACAATTGCAGATGCGTCGTTTCCTTTCGGCTTTAACTCCACCCAGTTTGATCTGTATCTGGACATCGCTGTCCTGCAGAACAACCTGGCAGCCATCACTGAGAAAGTGGTGGACACCAGCCTCCAGACTGTCATTCTGAACAAGTTAAACCAG atTTACCCATCAGGCCTTACTGATGGTGTGCTGCAGCTACTGGGATCCGCTTCTCGTGTGGCCACTATTGATGACATTAGCAAGTGGAACATTACCATAATTGACACACTGTCTTCTTTGATAGACTCAAATGATGGACTCTGGGAACCAGAAAAG agTAAAGCGGTTATTATGAGGTATCTGAGCATGGGGAATCGCTCTCTGGGAAGTGCTGAAATAAATGCAGTTGGTTCCAACATCTGTACTTTAAACATCAGTGTACTGGAAAATATCAATGCTGAGAGCCTAAA GGAGGTCCTGTTTCCAGATCTTTCCTCATGTACCATTGAACAGAAATCCGCTCTGTACATCACAGCCAACACTTCATTCAGCAATCAGCGCAGCAATGCCAAAACATACTACCAAATTATGAGACCTTACCTGG gtggaGCTCCTGTGGAGGATATACAAGCTCTTTCTACCCAGAACATCAGTATGGACATCACCATATTCATTAGTCTGGACCCTGCTGTTCTCAag ATCTTGAATGTGAGCACAGTGAGGGATCTAATGGGGGTAAACATAGCTGATCTGAAGCTGTTTGAGAACTCCTCAGTGGTTCAGTCCTGGGTGTCACGACAGAACCAATCTGATCTGAACACACTGAATCTTGGCATCATCAACCACAACCCTTGTTATGGTGTAGACAG TCACCCACTTGATAGCGAGTTCGCATCTGGAAATGTTTCTGCAGTACTGTGTAACTTCAGCATTCCTGCCTATGCCTGTTCATCA GTTGTTGTTCTATCCTCTGATGATCTGGCCACACTGCTCACATGCAAACTGCCAAGCAGCCTGAACTACTCTAAAGGTGCTTGGAAGCTTTTCTTCCAGAATTTTCCTGGACCTTTGGATGATGTACTGGACAGGTTTTCAAACATG ACCCACAGCAGCATTCGGCCTGACCCAAATATACTTGATGCCATCTGGGAGGTGATAATCAAGGACTTCACTGCAGCACAGCTGATGAATGCCACTTTCATCACTGAGTGGTTCCAGATGAGGCTCAGACCATTTTTGTCATCAGTGTCCACAGACTTTCTGTCCAGCCTCAgttccaaaagcttcagctgTGAGAGCTACCAGGCTGT GGTGGAAGCTCTTAGCAGTCAGGAATCACTCatgaaagaggaacagaagcaGTTGGTCTTTACTTCATTCATCTTTCCCTTCCTGTCAAGAGTTGACCTCCCAG ACCCTGGCTGTCGTTCCAACACTTCTGGCAGCAATAAGTGGCTTGAAAAGAACCTTGGCAATTTCTCCAATTATGCCCCCTTGGAAAAGCTCAAAAttctaaatgcaaatttctccaGC GTTGCAGTGTTAGGCTTACTGTCCAGTGAGCAGAAGGCACAGTTCATCTTGCAGCCGGATTCAGGAGTGTTGGGaaatgactctgtgtttagagaGGTGTTTAGCAGTGCGATCACATCTTTAGATCGGAATCAACTTGGCAGCTTCTTGACAGTCTTCCACCAGACTGCAATACAAGTGAGGATCTCTGTAGTCTACAAACCAGGGCACATTTCTTTTCGCAATAAGACACGTTTATTCTATGCATACTAA
- the LOC128317525 gene encoding uncharacterized protein LOC128317525, translated as MNMTSIPSAISDTILNMTLLDLVPHFQSFSPGDFALWFQTYLSFFLPGIGPNTLSIIPMNISCDSYREIVKGLDNVYSDLSATQSDTVFNYTQDYLKYQSSQGLSCYGRGSFYVFLKQMFLNFGFPDLKDFLSLIPADRQAELLGSISPEELSEFLNRPNTVIDGSELCTLLNNYNRTNQYLEMGSVLSSALASHTLGCVWPRALNASSQADVEQWFNVTVVHYLPYLSSQLISSAQLSGASCLSYRKL; from the exons atgaaCATGACTAGCATTCCTTCAGCAATATCAGACACCATTCTGAACATGACACTCTTGGATCTGGTGCCTCACTTCCAAAGTTTCAGCCCAGGGGACTTTGCCCTGTGGTTCCAGACTtacctttccttcttccttcctggGATTGGTCCAAACACCCTGTCGATCATCCCCATGAACATCAGCTGTGACTCCTACAGAGAGAT agtgaaaGGACTTGATAATGTGTACAGTGACCTCTCTGCAACACAGTCCGACACTGTCTTCAATTACACACAAGACTATCTCAAGTACCAGTCCAGCCaag GCCTGAGCTGCTACGGCAGAGGAAGCTTCTACGTGTTCCTGAAACAGATGTTCCTCAATTTTGGATTCCCTGACCTGAAAGATTTCCTGTCTCTGATCCCAGCTGACCGACAGGCAGAG CTTTTGGGCTCCATCTCTCCGGAAGAACTCAGCGAGTTTCTGAACAGGCCAAACACAGTCATTGATGGTTCTGAGCTCTGCACACTcctcaacaactacaatagaacCAATCAATACCTGGAGATG GGGTCTGTTTTATCCTCAGCTTTGGCCAGCCACacgttggggtgtgtgtggccTCGTGCTCTCAATGCCTCGTCTCAGGCTGATGTAGAACAGTGGTTTAATGTCACCGTGGTTCACTACCTGCCCtacctcagttctcagctcatcAGCTCTGCCCAGCTCAGTGGCGCCTCCTGTCTGTCATACAGGAAACTGTGA